A genomic segment from Paramixta manurensis encodes:
- the betA gene encoding choline dehydrogenase, with the protein MQEFDYIIIGAGSAGNVLATRLTEDADVSVLLLEAGGRDHRWDFRTQMPAALAYPLQGKRYNWAYETDPEPKMNNRRMECGRGKGLGGSSLINGMCYIRGNAMDYDNWAKKTGFDNWSYLHCLPYFRRAEKRDIGANDYHGEEGYLSVTTPKAGNNPLYRAFIEAAKQAGHSETDDLNGYRQDGFGPMDRTVTAKGRRSSTARGYLDVAKQRANLTIMTHAQTDRIVFEGKTAVGVTWLRNGQRQEAKARREVLLCAGAIASPQILQRSGVGPEEWLRELDIDVVHALPGVGQNLQDHLEIYMQYRCKKPISLYPALQWWNQPAIGAEWLFNGTGVGASNQFEAGGFIRSDDQPDWPDLQYHFLPVAINYNGSSPVKEHGFQAHVGPMRSMSRGRVKLLSKDPYAAPSIFFNYMSQERDWVEFRAAVRLTREIMRQPALAEYCGAEIQPGLSVQSDEQIDAFIREHAETAYHPCGSCAMGSDEMAVVDSEGRVHGMQHLRVVDASIMPQITTGNLNAPTIMIAEKISDAIRGRVSLTASTTEYYQHQRQNALENIA; encoded by the coding sequence ATGCAAGAATTTGATTACATCATTATTGGCGCGGGATCGGCAGGCAATGTACTGGCAACCCGGCTGACTGAAGATGCTGACGTATCGGTACTGTTACTGGAGGCTGGCGGGCGCGATCACCGCTGGGATTTTCGTACCCAGATGCCAGCCGCTTTGGCGTATCCCCTACAGGGTAAACGCTATAACTGGGCCTATGAAACCGATCCCGAGCCGAAGATGAATAATCGCCGTATGGAGTGCGGGCGTGGTAAAGGGCTGGGTGGCTCATCGCTGATTAATGGCATGTGTTATATCCGTGGTAATGCCATGGATTATGATAACTGGGCAAAAAAAACCGGCTTCGATAATTGGTCTTATCTACATTGCTTGCCCTATTTTCGTCGGGCGGAAAAACGCGATATTGGCGCTAATGACTATCATGGCGAAGAGGGGTATTTAAGCGTTACGACGCCCAAAGCCGGTAACAATCCGTTATATCGCGCCTTTATCGAAGCGGCAAAACAGGCCGGACACAGCGAAACTGACGACCTAAATGGCTATCGTCAGGATGGTTTTGGGCCGATGGATCGCACCGTTACCGCCAAAGGCCGTCGCTCCAGTACTGCGCGGGGTTATCTTGATGTGGCGAAACAGCGCGCCAACCTAACGATTATGACCCATGCACAAACTGATCGTATTGTGTTTGAAGGGAAAACTGCCGTTGGGGTAACCTGGCTGCGTAACGGGCAGCGTCAGGAGGCGAAAGCGCGGCGAGAAGTTTTACTCTGCGCTGGCGCCATTGCATCGCCGCAAATCTTGCAGCGTTCCGGCGTTGGGCCAGAGGAGTGGCTGCGCGAACTGGATATTGATGTGGTGCATGCGTTACCCGGTGTCGGGCAAAACCTGCAGGATCATCTCGAAATTTATATGCAATATCGCTGTAAAAAACCGATTAGCCTCTATCCGGCGTTGCAGTGGTGGAACCAGCCAGCTATCGGCGCCGAGTGGTTATTTAACGGCACCGGCGTCGGTGCCAGTAACCAGTTTGAAGCGGGTGGCTTTATCCGCAGCGATGACCAGCCAGATTGGCCAGATTTGCAATATCACTTTCTACCGGTAGCGATTAACTACAACGGTAGCAGCCCGGTGAAAGAGCATGGTTTCCAGGCCCACGTCGGGCCAATGCGTTCTATGAGCCGTGGACGGGTAAAACTGCTCTCTAAAGATCCGTATGCTGCGCCCTCTATTTTCTTCAACTATATGTCGCAAGAGCGTGACTGGGTGGAGTTTCGTGCAGCGGTGCGTTTAACGCGTGAAATTATGCGCCAACCTGCGCTGGCTGAGTATTGTGGCGCTGAAATACAGCCCGGGCTCTCGGTACAGAGTGATGAACAGATTGATGCGTTTATCCGCGAACATGCCGAAACGGCCTATCACCCCTGCGGCAGTTGTGCGATGGGCAGTGACGAAATGGCGGTGGTTGATAGCGAAGGGCGGGTACATGGCATGCAGCATCTGCGGGTGGTGGATGCGTCGATTATGCCGCAAATTACCACCGGTAACCTGAATGCGCCGACTATTATGATTGCGGAGAAGATTTCCGACGCAATCCGCGGCCGGGTTTCGCTTACCGCGTCAACGACGGAGTATTATCAGCATCAGCGCCAGAACGCGCTGGAAAATATCGCCTAA
- the nth gene encoding endonuclease III produces the protein MNKDKRQQILRRLRDNNPHPTTELNFSTPFELLIAVLLSAQATDVSVNKATAKLYPVANTPQALLALGVEGVKEYIKTIGLFNSKAENVIKTCRILLEQHQGEVPEDRAALEALPGVGRKTANVVLNTAFGWPTIAVDTHIFRVCNRTHFAPGKNVEQVEEKLLKVVPAEFKVDCHHWLILHGRYTCIARKPRCGSCLIEDLCEYKEKVEV, from the coding sequence GTGAACAAGGACAAACGGCAGCAAATTTTGCGTCGGCTTCGTGATAATAATCCGCATCCGACCACCGAATTGAATTTCAGCACCCCTTTCGAGCTCCTGATTGCCGTGCTGCTTTCGGCACAGGCCACCGACGTTAGCGTCAATAAAGCCACCGCGAAGCTTTATCCCGTCGCCAACACGCCGCAAGCGCTGTTAGCGTTGGGCGTTGAAGGCGTGAAAGAGTACATAAAGACCATCGGCCTGTTTAACAGCAAGGCCGAGAATGTGATTAAAACCTGCCGCATTTTGTTGGAACAACATCAGGGGGAAGTCCCGGAAGACCGCGCCGCGCTGGAAGCGTTGCCTGGCGTCGGGCGTAAAACCGCCAATGTGGTGCTAAATACCGCTTTTGGCTGGCCGACCATCGCGGTCGATACCCATATTTTCCGTGTCTGCAATCGCACCCATTTTGCACCCGGTAAAAATGTTGAACAGGTTGAAGAAAAGCTACTCAAAGTGGTACCGGCAGAGTTTAAGGTGGATTGCCATCACTGGTTGATTTTGCACGGACGTTATACCTGCATTGCGCGTAAACCACGCTGTGGTTCCTGTCTGATTGAAGACTTATGTGAGTATAAAGAGAAGGTTGAGGTGTGA